AAGCATATTTGTCACAATCAAAAACACATCAAATAGTTTTTATGCAGTTTGAAAAGGATGTTTTGTTACCAGAACATTCTCATGCTGCACAAGTTGGGTTCATCTTAGAAGGAAAGATCGATTTAGTTATAGGTGGTAATAAACACTGTTTTGCAAAAGGAGATAGATATTATATTCCTGAAGGTATAAAACATCCTGGTAAAATCTATGCTGGATATAGTGATATAACATTCTTTGATGAATCTAACCGTTATTCTGTAAAATAGTATATAAGTGATAAGTAGGGCTGCAAGAATTGTTGTTGTAAATATTTTAATAGTAGAGAGGCTTTAGTTTTTATTTTTATGCTGGAATAAAATATTTTACTTATAAGTACGGAATATCCCGCACCTCAAAAGCGGCCGCGTCCTCGATGAGTTCGTATTGCGTTCTTGGACCGTCAAGAACCACTCTTTATCAGAAACAAATGATGAAGAGGATCCCATTCGGATAAGTATTAATAAGGTGTCAACCTCCAACGTGTATATGAAAAAGTATGAAACAAAACCGTAATACATCTAATAAATTTGGTTACTTTAATGTAACCAACAAAGATTTCAATGCGTCAAACGTAGGCATAAAAGATAGGATTATAAAATGAAGAACGTAATAAAATTCGGGGAAGATGTTGAAGGATATAATATTGCTGTTCTAAATGAACGTGAAATAAGAGCGGCAGCAGGAATTCTATTCTTCTTTACATTTCTCTCTTTAATGTTCATTCTGTTTAAGGAAGACTTTCTACTAATAAAGTATGTTATAACTGTCTTCCTCACGGATTTTATTATACGTGTATTTGTTAATCCCAGATTTTCTCCCACATTAATAATCGGGCGTTTGATTGTTAGGAATCAAGTGCCGGAATATGTCGGTGCCCAGCAAAAAAAGTTTTCATGGGCAATCGGCGTTGTGTTGTCGGCTATAATGTTCGTTATGTTTGTGATTGTAAACGCATTCAGCCCAATTACCGGTATTGTATGCCTTATCTGCTTGATATTCTTATTCTTTGAATCTGCATTTGGTATTTGTTTAGGGTGTAAATTTTATTCAATGTTCTATAAAGAAAAAGCTCAATATTGTCCGGGTGAAGTCTGTGATGTAAAATCAAAACAAGAAATTCAAAAAACTTCATGGGTTCAAATGCTTGTTGTCTTAGGACTTATTGCTTTCATTTTCCTCACTGCCATTATATTTAATGATAATTTTAGCATAAAACCTCATGCCTTATTCGGAAACAGTAATACTACTCAAACAAAATAAAAGAGAGATTAATTTTTAATAATACTTTTCCTTAGAGGATAACGCGGCTAACATAAAATATTTTGCAAATCTCCAGTCATTCATTGCGTTAGGAATAATGACCGGCGGAGTTCAAAAGTAACTTATAATTTATTAGCGAAACTTTCTAAACTGAATTGCCTTTCGGCAGAATCTTTTGTTAATGTTTGAATGTACAAAGAAGACCATTGTGCAGTTAAAGAAAGGAAATTATATGCAGAAAATATTCTTTGCCGTTCTGATGATTACAGCAGTAGGCGTTTCAACAACACCCGCTCAATTAATAAAAAATTACGGTATAAAAGCCGGCTCTACATCCACGACTCAATCATGGAATTGGCCTGCTCAGTCGGGTGTAATTGCAAATTCAGAGCCGCAGCAGGGACTGGATGTTGGTTTCTTCGTTGAGTGGTTTGATCTTCCGGCGCTGAGTGCAATAACGGAGATTCACTATACTCAAAAAGGCTCAAAAGAAAATACTAATATAATGATCACCGACTTACAGCATCCCGATGGGACCGGTAGATTCCTCTCTTATTCAACACGAATTAGTTATTTAACAATACCGGTACTATTAAAAGTAAGAATGAATCTTGGATTGTTTGCCCCGTATCTATTTGCCGGACCAAGATTCGATTATAAACTTTCCAGCAGCAGCACTTCAATTTCTTATGACCCCAACAAACTAGATATCGGCGGGACATTTGGGATCGGGTTGGATTTAGCACCAATTTTACCAAGCCGGTTTGCATTGGAATTCCGGTACAGCCCAACATTCCAGGATTGTTATTCCAATAATTCATTGAAAGTCAGGAACAGTTCAATGGAATTTCTGGTTGCATTAAATTTTTGAGATAGCATCAATTACATAAAAATGGTAAGGTAATTTATAATTCTTCCGTGGCCGAAAGGCGACTTACAAAGAACTTGATAGTTTTATAAATTCAGTTATGTAAAACGATAAAATTTATTTTTGGAAAGGTAAATAATCAAAATTGATGGAGAAGAAGGGAATGAATATCTACCGCAACATTCTACAGGCAATTGGAAACACATCGTTAGTTCAACTTCGCAATGTTGTTCCGCCAGGTTGCGCAAAAATATTTGTAAAACTTGAATGGGAAAATCCAACCGGAAGCATGAAAGACCGTACTGCTCTTGCAATGATTTCGAAAGCAGAGGAAGACGGCAGATTGAAACCCGGCGATATGATTGTTGAATACACAGGCGGCAGTACCGGGATTTAGCTTGCGTTGATTTGTGTTGCAAAAGGATACCGGATTCATATAATTACTTCGGATGCATTTAGTCAGGATAAAAGAAATCAGATGACTGCTTATGGTGCCGACATAACAATTATTCCAAGCGAGGGTGGACTTACAACAAAGAAATTGATTCTAGAAATGATTGAAGCAGCAAGAGAGTTCAGCAAGCAGCCTCACACGTACTGGACTGACCAACTTAAGAATCTTGACAGTATAGTTGGTTATTATCCTTTGGCAGAAGAAATCTGGAATCAAACTAATGGGGAAGTTGACTTATTTATTCAGTCGGTTGGGACAGCAGCATCATTGAGAGGTGTTGCAACTATTTTAAAGAAACGAAATCCCAATATCAAAGTGATTGCGGTTGAACCGGCTGAATCATCAATACTGTTGGGAGGTCAACCCGGTCCACATAAAATAGAAGGAGTTGGAATTGGTTATATTCCACCATTGTGGGATCCAAGTCTTGTAGATGAAATTATTGCAGTGAAAACCGAAGACGCGAAAGAAATGACAAGACGTTTAGCCCGCGAAGAAGGGTTGTTTGCAGGCACTTCATCAGGCGCAAATGTAGTGGCAGCAATTCGAGCTGGGGAACGGTTAGGTCCGGAGAGCACAATTGTTACTTTAATGGTTGATTCCGGTTTAAAATATCTTAGTACTGATGTCTATAAAAAATAAAATAATTGCAAACAAAGATCAGTTCAACGGATTAAGGAATCTAAAAATGGAAAAGAAAAAAATTATATTTCTACCAATTGCAATCATGCTGCTAATTATGTTGAGCGGATGCGCGGATTTGATTCAATACCAATATTCGAAAGAGATTCAGCAGGTAGGGTTTTGGTATGGACTTTGGCACGGAATGATAATGCCGATAAGTTTTATAATATCACTGTTCAATAATCAAGTTGCGGTCTACGCAGTCTATAATAACGGAGTATGGTATAACTTCGGTTTTCTATTAGGATTGAGCATGTCGATCGGCGGTGGAAGTTCGGCTTCTACACGTAAAGCAAAATTCCGTAAATAATAATCTGATTAAAATCCGTGAGTTCTCTTCTCCTAAAGACAGAAGTGAAATTCGTCGGAAGTAATTAAACCGGTGGTTGGAAAGAAATAATTCTTATTTTTCGGCTGCCGTTAATCAATCAATATCAAAATA
The nucleotide sequence above comes from Ignavibacteriales bacterium. Encoded proteins:
- a CDS encoding DUF4395 domain-containing protein, which codes for MKNVIKFGEDVEGYNIAVLNEREIRAAAGILFFFTFLSLMFILFKEDFLLIKYVITVFLTDFIIRVFVNPRFSPTLIIGRLIVRNQVPEYVGAQQKKFSWAIGVVLSAIMFVMFVIVNAFSPITGIVCLICLIFLFFESAFGICLGCKFYSMFYKEKAQYCPGEVCDVKSKQEIQKTSWVQMLVVLGLIAFIFLTAIIFNDNFSIKPHALFGNSNTTQTK
- a CDS encoding porin family protein, coding for MQKIFFAVLMITAVGVSTTPAQLIKNYGIKAGSTSTTQSWNWPAQSGVIANSEPQQGLDVGFFVEWFDLPALSAITEIHYTQKGSKENTNIMITDLQHPDGTGRFLSYSTRISYLTIPVLLKVRMNLGLFAPYLFAGPRFDYKLSSSSTSISYDPNKLDIGGTFGIGLDLAPILPSRFALEFRYSPTFQDCYSNNSLKVRNSSMEFLVALNF
- a CDS encoding cupin domain-containing protein; translated protein: MESIFPLPILNLPEADVLLDGVKAYLSQSKTHQIVFMQFEKDVLLPEHSHAAQVGFILEGKIDLVIGGNKHCFAKGDRYYIPEGIKHPGKIYAGYSDITFFDESNRYSVK